In the Malaya genurostris strain Urasoe2022 chromosome 1, Malgen_1.1, whole genome shotgun sequence genome, one interval contains:
- the LOC131435697 gene encoding UDP-glycosyltransferase UGT5-like yields MAFKMFAFCTVQLVLSVLFRTVATDNILFLQSLDSKSHHIWNKQIFDRLYENGHNLTIISFQEETSIPGKTFLVVKDFMKKVMAELSQDWDFSNLRSPLKNIKAMYDYYNTGSRILAKDDTVHRLLAYPKTFKFDLVIHDLTMGQFLLGFVDYFGNPPLVSVSAFNIPPHVITMADAPLRTTHMPHYASTYGPQMDFIERVKNTLYWGFDIFYRNRVYLANEDRRSKRLFGEQTASVGHIEKRSDVILVNSDFSMEHFRALPPNVIPVGGLHVSRREEVPPIIKQFIARAIKGVILLSFGTNIDGGMLGEQLNRDIFNVFRSMPDYGFIWKHGNPEKLDVFPANVLPLKWVPQSAILSNQRTKLLISHGGLLSLQEASWHGVPVVALPLFVDQFSNAEKLVKAGVGLSLPLTEINETNLRECIVRILQEPSYYEKMKKRSYHFKGQPEHPLDRAIFWIEKVLENKGLSYLRSPALDMNVFQIYGLDMIGVVLLVAFCYYLLVRRHFGKKKPIQDKKSKKE; encoded by the exons ATGGCATTCAAAATGTTTGCATTCTGTACTGTCCAGCTAGTACTGTCAGTGTTGTTCCGAACGGTCGCGACAGACAACATTCTGTTCCTTCAATCACTCGATTCCAAAAGTCATCACATCTGGAACAAGCAAATTTTCGATCGGCTCTACGAGAATGGGCACAATCTTACAATTATCTCCTTCCAAGAGGAAACATCGATACCCGGTAAGACTTTTCTGGTGGTGAAAGATTTCATGAAGAAAGTGATGGCAGAGCTTTCCCAGGACTGGGACTTCTCGAATCTACGTAGTCCACTAAAAAACATCAAAGCTATGTATGATTACTACAATACCGGTAGCCGGATTCTGGCAAAGGATGACACCGTCCACCGATTGCTGGCGTATCCCAAAACGTTCAAGTTTGATTTGGTGATTCACGATCTTACGATGGGACAATTTTTGCTCGGATTCGTTGATTACTTTGGCAACCCTCCGCTGGTGTCCGTTTCTGCCTTCAACATCCCTCCTCACGTTATCACCATGGCGGACGCTCCGCTACGAACCACTCACATGCCCCACTATGCATCGACGTATGGCCCTCAGATGGATTTCATCGAACGGGTTAAGAACACCCTGTACTGGGGCTTCGATATCTTCTACCGCAATCGCGTTTACTTGGCCAATGAAGACCGACGGTCGAAACGACTTTTCGGTGAGCAGACGGCCTCAGTTGGACACATTGAAAAGCGCTCCGATGTGATACTGGTCAACAGCGATTTCAGCATGGAACACTTTCGGGCCTTGCCACCGAACGTGATCCCAGTGGGAGGATTACACGTGTCCCGCCGGGAGGAAGTTCCACCCATCATTAAGCAGTTCATTGCCCGGGCCATTAAAGGTGTTATACTGCTCAGTTTCGGAACCAACATCGACGGCGGTATGTTGGGAGAGCAACTGAACAGAGACATATTCAACGTGTTCCGCAGTATGCCCGACTACGGATTCATTTGGAAACATGGAAATCCGGAAAAACTAGACGTATTTCCTGCGAACGTTCTCCCCCTGAAATGGGTTCCGCAGTCGGCAATTCTGTCCAACCAGAGGACAAAACTTCTAATCAGCCATGGAGGTTTGTTAAGTTTACAGGAAGCGTCCTGGCATGGAGTTCCGGTGGTGGCCCTACCGCTTTTTGTCGATCAGTTCAGCAATGCGGAAAAACTTGTTAAGGCGGGAGTTGGTCTGAGTTTGCCTCTAACCGAAATCAACGAAACTAATCTTCGGGagtgtattgttcgaattttacaGGAACCCAG CTACTACGAAAAAATGAAGAAACGCTCGTACCACTTCAAAGGTCAACCGGAGCACCCGTTGGATAGGGCGATATTCTGGATAGAAAAAGTACTGGAAAATAAAGGACTCAGCTATCTTCGTTCTCCGGCGCTTGATATGAATGTGTTCCAGATCTATGGCTTAGACATGATTGGAGTGGTTCTGTTGGTGGCCTTCTGTTATTATTTACTTGTGAGGAGACATTTTGGGAAGAAAAAACCCATACAAGATAAGAAATCTAAGAAAGAATGA